One genomic region from Colletotrichum lupini chromosome 7, complete sequence encodes:
- a CDS encoding glycosyl hydrolase family 61, which produces MKYSPAALLAPALHVEWQHVRKTLNFYTNGPADGVSSTQIRCYEADAADRGTVTTLPVSAGSTIGFAANGVVGHPGPASFYMAKVPTGQTAATWDGSGAVWFKIYHERPTITSSGLEWASTNTQVLSTKIPACIPSGEYLVRVEHLALHGAATEGGAQFYLACAQVSVSGGGSTSPSGLVSFPGAYKSTDPGILFQPYWPTPTSYTNPGPAPFSC; this is translated from the exons ATGAAGTACTCGCCAGCCGCTCTTCTCGCT CCGGCGCTGCACGTAGAATGGCAACACGTGCGCAAGACGCTCAATTTCTACACCAACGGCCCGGCCGACGGTGTATCGTCGACGCAGATTCGCTGCTATGAAGCAGACGCCGCTGACCGCGGCACGGTGACAACGCTGCCGGTATCGGCAGGCTCAACAATCGGATTTGCGGCCAACGGGGTTGTAGGACACCCGGGACCGGCGAGCTTCTACATGGCCAAGGTGCCGACCGGCCAAACCGCGGCGACATGGGACGGCAGCGGGGCGGTGTGGTTCAAGATCTACCACGAGAGGCCGACTATTACGAGCAGTGGATTGGAGTGGGCTTCTACCA ACACTCAAGTCCTCTCCACCAAGATTCCGGCGTGCATCCCATCAGGCGAGTACCTCGTCCGCGTCGAGCACCTGGCGCTCCATGGCGCCGCCACGGAGGGCGGAGCGCAATTCTACCTCGCATGCGCGCAGGTTTCCGTATCCGGGGGCGGGAGCACCAGCCCATCGGGTCTCGTGTCGTTCCCGGGGGCGTACAAGTCTACGGACCCGGGGATCCTGTTCCAGCCGTACTGGCCCACGCCGACGAGCTACACTAACCCGGGACCGGCCCCGTTCAGCTGCTGA
- a CDS encoding SnoaL-like polyketide cyclase: protein MMKMNTVTMDEYGAPCFPHETLLTPPESPELKPPEVPEVKEAASGNTTSIPIRKSRSPSSKRWNGDGKGIQVDIGARLREYLDCLNNRKFDVIGNHLADTLMRNNRSQTREEHVERLRSRVEGLASFKIKIDTLLVDKKAQAVAVRYINRVTLADAMMDVDPVGATYEFDEQCFVWFDDRGKISRMLTLQDNDGIRLQTPEAATTPRFFMRSLPAEPIDLAATYRKYVASINRRSMVREFPRYCKKELRHNNRVLSVQDYARSMQYSQEAISGLWFNIQELLVDEETQQVAVRLQISGTPVQEFADAKPNGKSVKFHQHCMYRYDKGKIALVWAAMELDSYRRQLQEKPGDRRTSSMLGIN from the coding sequence ATGATGAAGATGAACACGGTCACGATGGATGAGTACGGAGCTCCGTGCTTCCCTCACGAGACCCTTCTCACCCCTCCCGAGTCCCCCGAGCTCAAGCCTCCCGAGGTCCCCGAAGTCAAAGAAGCTGCTTCTGGCAACACCACCAGCATTCCCATCCGCAAGAGCAGAAGCCCCTCCTCCAAGAGATGGAATGGCGACGGCAAGGGAATCCAGGTCGATATCGGTGCCCGCCTGCGCGAGTACCTCGACTGCCTCAACAACCGCAAATTCGATGTCATCGGCAACCACCTGGCCGACACTCTGATGCGCAACAACCGCAGCCAGACACGCGAAGAGCACGTCGAACGTCTTCGATCGCGCGTCGAGGGCCTCGCGAGCTTCAAGATCAAAATCGACACCCTCCTCGTCGACAAGAAGGCCCAGGCCGTGGCCGTGCGATACATCAATCGCGTCACACTCGCCGACGCAATGATGGATGTCGATCCCGTCGGCGCGACATACGAATTCGACGAGCAGTGTTTCGTGTGGTTCGACGACAGGGGCAAGATCTCGCGCATGCTTACGCTGCAGGATAACGACGGCATTCGCCTGCAGACACCCGAGGCCGCGACCACGCCACGCTTCTTCATGCGGAGTCTTCCCGCGGAACCCATTGATCTGGCGGCAACCTACCGCAAGTACGTCGCCAGCATCAATCGGCGCAGCATGGTCAGGGAGTTCCCTCGCTACTGCAAGAAGGAGCTGCGACACAACAACCGCGTTCTCTCGGTGCAGGACTACGCGCGCAGCATGCAGTACAGCCAAGAAGCGATTTCAGGACTGTGGTTCAACATCCAGGAGTTGCTCGTCGACGAGGAGACGCAGCAGGTTGCTGTGAGGCTGCAGATCTCGGGGACGCCGGTGCAGGAGTTTGCGGACGCGAAGCCGAATGGGAAGAGTGTCAAGTTTCACCAGCATTGTATGTATCGCTACGACAAGGGCAAGATTGCCCTTGTATGGGCGGCGATGGAGCTTGATTCGTACCGCAGACAGTTACAGGAGAAGCCTGGTGACAGGAGAACGTCGTCCATGCTAGGCATCAACTGA
- a CDS encoding TLC domain-containing protein, with protein sequence MRENIIKKTVSWDACYDSAGDTGLSRRALNATPTGYLDQRPHITWEIRLHTSRKRYDYCDSSVASIVGIPLSPGRRILSVPGFPEVWIPEDPSDTANQNPSLGSAGGVIGGISQFTIICRSKLHTFPSMRSSESMGRRSTGEYNLRTWGDGRMTSTHSCMPCTFVFAFAKVCPRANKLESWEMPEILTAASSKIPPAQMNIPAFPPPCLTAPCEARRKGPTCSAGSFGLALLGEGGRRQGNIVTVTSLSDSRLWALSQQFCHTTFCSRNTLTMIEPTTEIAHTKRASPVASRAPRLAHSQKLKTIDTSRRKKLVQWLFDNQTNLAFHTTAPLLLTHICIPAARPYTSKFIKLSYYNTTTGKYGAGHDDLYFVAFCVVLLIGIRAALMRHVLEPLGRHWGISKKKDVARFSEQGSMLTYYSVLWPYLYCKAPYYLNMKELWNNWPQRELGGLMKGYIMVQWAYWVQQVISVNIEARRKDYWEMIVHHAITISLIAACYAYHQTRVGHLILVLMDVIELIFPLAKCLKYIGFTTLCDVIFGVFLLVWVWTRHVFYLMTCWSVYYDLPRSLKEPCFRGAPGNIEGPFPAPKEGWSHLLEPFKDPAGTVCFTDGIRYGFLTFLLALELVICAWSFFIIRVSVRVLKGAPAEDVRSDVDDEEEEEEKIEYEEIEAIEEDVGVESIDLKAWDRSPSRKESSSSRTPILQFMTYNLLDFYSDTRVIHPFISFREVWSQSTIFWRRYPLHSEQYDDINPPIRRVKNSYASQFSSSTLSPFSIPQPPATILLSARVWWGWRMAATVGNVGPYAVIGGCRDMDIRITSDFTNLDATIRMLAELKPKLVKGALYELYIYPINLRLLSKDSVSVLQRDKSSIFPFWTSADAPLRLACLCSGRPLKLFDPLMISSLATLFLCASWRTTTKRSRRRSTSRTPAETQNPTISCNMGANYMELQPGAQVPPQMLKSRQTKSYSKRKKTRVFALLRRRTWAFPLFLTIAILSLYAVNPTNSNPTYHFIFPSYKLDDDSVGTIQYGKGPCDIAFVAFYTIFLTFTREVCMQELLTPLARAWGIKSRAKRARFAENMYTALYVTVIGPWGLHVMSRTPVWYFDTHGMYEGFPHRTHDASFKCYYLLQAAFWAQQVVVMVLGLEQRRKDFHELVAHHVVTVALVALSYRFHFAYMGIAVYITHDISDFFLAVSKSLNYLDNKLQGVSFGVCIAVWIYLRHYINLRILYSALPGSEFSTVGPYELNWETEQYKCPLSNFITFGLLALLQALNLFWLYCLLRSAYKFVFLGVAKDDRSEDEEVPTAQRVVQKEGHVMTASDVSSHSLDESRPLLSQDSVQQRRPRKATT encoded by the exons ATGAGGGAGAACATCATTAAGAAAACAGTCTCATGGGACGCATGCTATGACTCGGCGGGTGATACCGGGTTGTCTCGGCGAGCATTGAACGCC ACCCCGACCGGGTACCTTGATCAGCGGCCGCACATAACATGGGAAATCCGTCTCCATACAAGCCGGAAGAGATAT GATTATTGCGACAGCAGCGTGGCCTCAATTGTAGGCATACCGCTTTCCCCCGGCCGACGAATCTTATCGGTCCCCGGGTTCCCGGAGGTGTGGATCCCCGAGGATCCGTCAGATACAGCGAATCAAAACCCTTCACTCGGTTCAG CCGGAGGGGTTATCGGTGGCATATCGCAGTTCACTATCATTTGCCGAAGCAAGCTGCATACGTTTCCTTC TATGCGATCTTCAGAGTCTATGGGCAGAA GATCCACCGGCGAATACAATCTGCGGACCTGGGGCGATGGAAGGATGACAAGCACCCAT TCTTGCATGCCCTGCACCTTCGTTTTTGCG TTTGCGAAAG TTTGCCCTAGGGCAAACAAACTTGAAAGTTGGGAAATGCCTGAGATCTTAACGGCCGCCAGTTCCAAGATCCCGCCCGCCCAAATGAACATCCCTGCATTCCCGCCGCCTTGTCTCACCGCCCCCTGCGAGGCGCGAAGAAAGGGTCCAACCTGCTCAGCTGGCAGCTTTGGTCTCGCCCTGTTGGGGGAAGGGGGCCGCCGGCAGGGGAATATTGTTACTGTTACTTCTTTAAGCGACTCGCGCTTATGGGCACTTTCTCAACAGTTTTGTCACACAACTTTCTGCTCGAGAAACACACT GACCATGATCGAACCCACCACCGAGATCGCGCATACGAAGCGCGCTTCGCCTGTCGCATCCAGGGCGCCCAGGCTTGCTCACTCACAAAAGTTAAAGACCATTGACACGAGCCGGAGGAAGAAGCTTGTCCAATGGCTCTTTGACAACCAGACAA ACCTTGCCTTCCATACAACTGCCCCTCTACTCCTCACACACATCTGCATCCCCGCGGCACGTCCGTATACATCCAAGTTCATCAAACTCTCATATTACAACACGACAACCGGCAAGTATGGCGCCGGCCACGACGACCTCTACTTTGTCGCATTCTGCGTGGTTCTCCTCATTGGCATCCGAGCCGCGCTGATGCGCCACGTTCTTGAGCCCCTCGGCCGGCATTGGGGCATATCGAAGAAGAAGGATGTCGCGAGGTTCTCAGAACAGGGCTCGATGCTCACGTACTACAGTGTCCTATGGCCA TACCTCTATTGCAAGGCGCCATACTACCTTAACATGAAGGAGCTGTGGAACAATTGGCCCCAGCGAGAGCTCGGCGGGTTGATGAAGGGATATATCATGGTACAATGGGCATACTGGGTCCAGCAGGTCATCTCAGTGAATATTGAGGCTCGGCGCAAGGACTACTGGGAGATGATTGTGCACCATGCCATCACCATCTCCCTCATTGCCGCATGCTACGCGTATCACCAAACCCGCGTTGGTCATCTCATCTTGGTCTTGATGGACGTCATTGAGTTGATCTTCCCT CTGGCCAAGTGCCTCAAATACATCGGTTTCACAACCCTCTGCGACGTTATCTTTGGCGTCTTCCTCTTGGTCTGGGTCTGGACGCGTCACGTATTCTACCTCATGACCTGTTGGAGCGTCTACTATGATCTGCCCCGATCTCTTAAAGAGCCATGCTTTCGAGGCGCTCCGGGCAATATTGAAGGCCCTTTCCCGGCACCTAAAGAGGGGTGGTCCCACCTTCTCGAACCGTTCAAGGACCCCGCGGGCACGGTATGCTTCACCGACGGCATTCGGTACGGCTTCTTGACTTTTCTCCTTGCACTTGAGCTTGTCATCTGCGCGTGGTCGTTCTTCATTATTCGTGTCTCAGTGAGAGTGCTCAAGGGGGCTCCCGCCGAGGATGTTAGGAGCGATGTtgatgacgaggaagaggaggaggagaagatcGAGTATGAGGAGATCGAGGCCATTGAGGAGGATGTTGGCGTGGAGTCTATTGACCTAAAGGCTTGGGACAGGTCGCCTTCCCGGAAGGAGTCTTCGAGCTCTAGG ACTCCAATTCTCCAGTTCATGACATACAACTTGCTAGATTTCTACTCTGATACTCGTGTTATCCACCCATTCATATC TTTCAGAGAGGTCTGGTCCCAAAGCACCATTTTCTGGAGGCGAT ACCCGCTCCATTCGGAGCAATATGACGACATAAACCCTCCGATTCGGAGGGTAAAAAACTCGTACGCGTCTCAATTCTCCAGCTCGACCCTCTCCCCCTTTTCCATTCCTCAGCCTCCCGCAACAATTCTATTATCCGCCAGGGTCTGGTGGGGATGGCGAATGGCAGCCACCGTTGGAAACGTGGGTCCATATGCTGTGATTGGAGGCTGCCGAGACATGGACATTCGCAT AACTTCGGACTTCACAAACTTAGATGCAACTATACGAATGCTCGCGGAGCTGAAACcaaagctcgtaaaaggcGCGCTGTATGAGCTGTACATATATCCCATAAATCTTCGATTACTATCAAAGGACTCCGTCTCCGTCCTCCAACGGGATAAAAGCTCAATCTTCCCCTTCTGGACTTCTGCTGACGCCCCC TTGCGCCTGGCCTGCCTGTGTTCGGGACGCCCGCTCAAATTATTTGATCCCCTAATGATCTCCAGTCTTGCGACTCTTTTTCTTTGCGCATCGTGGAG GACGACGACCAAACGATCGCGACGACGAAGCACTTCACGAACTCCCGCCGAGACCCAAAATCCCACGATCTCTTGCAACATGGGCGCAAACTACATGGAACTCCAGCCAGGCGCTCAGGTCCCGCCCCAAATGTTGAAGAGCCGCCAGACaaaaagctactcgaagCGCAAGAAGACAAGGGTATTCGCTCTCCTGCGCCGTCGGACCTGGGCGTTCCCCTTGTTCCTCACGATCGCGATCCTCTCTCTCTACGCCGTCAATCCGACCAACTCTAACCCGACGTACCACTTCATATTTCCCTCCTACAAGCTCGACGATGACAGCGTCGGGACAATTCAATATGGCAAGGGACCTTGTGACATCGCCTTCGTTGCCTTCTACACAATATTCCTCACCTTCACCCGTGAGGTCTGCATGCAAGAGCTCCTGACACCCCTCGCTCGCGCATGGGGCATCAAGTCCCGCGCCAAGCGCGCACGCTTCGCGGAGAACATGTACACAGCACTCTACGTGACCGTCATCGGGCCCTGGGGTCTCCACGTCATGAGCCGTACGCCAGTGTGGTATTTCGACACCCACGGGATGTATGAGGGCTTCCCGCACCGCACGCACGACGCTAGCTTCAAGTGCTACTACCTACTACAGGCAGCGTTCTGGGCGCAGcaggtggtggtgatggtgcTGGGCTTGGAGCAACGGCGCAAGGACTTTCATGAGCTTGTCGCGCACCACGTCGTCACGGTTGCGCTCGTTGCGCTGAGTTATCGCTTCCATTTTGCGTATATGGGTATTGCGGTGTACATCACGCACGATATCAGCGATTTCTTCCTGGCAGTGTCAAAGTCGCTGAATTATCTCGACAACAAGCTTCAGGGGGTGTCGTTTGGGGTGTGTATCGCCGTGTGGATCTACCTCCGGCACTACATCAATCTGCGGATTCTCTATTCTGCGCTGCCTGGATCCGAGTTCAGTACCGTTGGGCCATATGAGCTGAACTGGGAGACTGAGCAGTATAAGTGTCCCCTGTCAAACTTCATCACCTTTGGCCTCTTGGCTTTGTTGCAGGCACTGAACCTGTTCTGGCTGTATTGCTTACTGCGCAGCGCTTACAAGTTTGTCTTCTTGGGGGTTGCCAAGGATGATAGATCGGAGGATGAGGAAGTTCCCACAGCTCAGCGGGTCGTTCAAAAGGAAGGACATGTAATGACAGCGTCGGATGTGTCATCCCACAGTCTTGATGAATCCAGGCCTCTATTATCGCAAGACTCTGTGCAGCAGAGAAGGCCTAGAAAGGCCACGACATAG